A single Halarcobacter anaerophilus DNA region contains:
- a CDS encoding ankyrin repeat domain-containing protein, whose translation MKKFKNVIFITIITLFTFIGCSQKTEITNNGSDILNELPLHDAIRAKDKALADELISKGTDVNARDKYGYTPMHLAVRLNQLDIAKKLLEHNAGVNSVDIYGDTPLLDSTRNGTNAMSRFLICNKAEKSVKDRFKMTPLHNASKNRDLYIAMMLQSDDITKMCENLTINLKSYDEGSKKICGEIPTGVATNIDITLSKDSIDSMKPVGPFNAQIEGSEYCATLNNIKDESDYLVTAVGTNSIDRAIATASLKELQIKKEVKNEYIKGLYEALESEFAEDFKPWNAQLDKNGLIFRFKDPNVLYKVGSSEINRKFKTILDDFFPRYLKVLEKYKNQIAQIRVEGHTSSEYGSARSDEERYKLNKILSEKRASEVYSYTFNIDKKIVENSKDWLDKVYSFKGMSYDNLIYDENGIEDKVLSRRVEFKINKK comes from the coding sequence GTGAAAAAATTTAAAAATGTTATATTTATTACAATTATTACGTTATTTACATTTATAGGGTGTAGTCAAAAAACAGAGATAACTAACAATGGAAGCGATATTTTAAATGAGTTACCTCTTCATGATGCTATTAGAGCAAAGGATAAAGCACTGGCAGATGAGCTTATCTCAAAAGGAACTGATGTAAATGCAAGAGATAAATACGGATATACACCGATGCATCTGGCCGTGAGATTAAATCAATTAGATATTGCAAAAAAACTGCTTGAACATAATGCCGGCGTAAATAGTGTGGATATTTACGGTGATACACCTCTTTTAGACTCAACAAGAAACGGTACAAATGCAATGTCGAGATTTTTAATTTGTAATAAGGCAGAAAAGAGTGTAAAAGATAGATTTAAAATGACTCCTTTACATAATGCTTCAAAAAACAGAGATTTGTATATTGCAATGATGCTACAAAGTGATGATATTACAAAGATGTGTGAGAATTTGACAATCAATCTTAAAAGTTATGATGAAGGCTCAAAAAAAATCTGCGGAGAAATTCCTACTGGAGTAGCAACAAATATAGATATAACCTTATCAAAAGATTCTATTGATTCAATGAAACCTGTAGGTCCTTTTAACGCACAGATAGAAGGCAGTGAATATTGTGCAACATTAAACAATATAAAAGATGAGTCAGACTATTTAGTAACGGCAGTAGGAACAAATAGTATAGATAGAGCTATTGCAACAGCATCTTTAAAAGAGTTACAAATAAAAAAAGAGGTAAAAAATGAGTATATCAAAGGGCTTTATGAGGCTTTAGAAAGTGAGTTTGCCGAAGATTTTAAACCTTGGAATGCGCAGCTAGATAAGAACGGTTTGATTTTCAGATTCAAAGATCCAAATGTTTTATATAAAGTAGGAAGCAGTGAAATAAATAGAAAATTTAAAACTATTTTGGATGATTTTTTCCCGAGATATTTGAAAGTTCTTGAAAAATATAAAAATCAAATTGCGCAAATAAGAGTTGAAGGGCATACTTCTTCTGAATACGGAAGTGCAAGAAGTGATGAAGAGAGATATAAATTAAATAAAATTCTTTCTGAAAAAAGAGCAAGTGAAGTATATAGTTACACCTTTAATATTGATAAAAAAATAGTTGAAAACAGTAAAGATTGGTTAGATAAAGTTTACTCTTTTAAAGGGATGTCATATGATAATTTGATTTATGACGAAAACGGCATAGAAGATAAAGTTTTATCTAGAAGAGTTGAGTTTAAGATAAATAAAAAATAA